One window from the genome of Castellaniella sp. MT123 encodes:
- a CDS encoding NADH-quinone oxidoreductase subunit C, with amino-acid sequence MTRLQTLESNLRDVLGGSVDLTESLGELTLQLPAESWVDTCRVLRDHASLRFETCVDLCGVDYSAWKAPTYGPGYAPHPHRFAVVIHLLSVTHNWRLRVRTYATHAEFPVVASLVDIWPAVNWYEREAFDLYGIVFEGHPDLRRILTDYGFIGHPFRKDFPISGHVEMRYDAEQKRVIYQPVTIEPREITPRVVREDHYGIERY; translated from the coding sequence ATGACACGGTTACAGACTCTAGAATCCAATCTGCGCGATGTCCTGGGTGGCTCGGTCGACCTGACCGAGTCCCTGGGCGAACTCACGCTGCAATTGCCCGCCGAATCCTGGGTGGACACCTGCCGGGTGCTGCGCGATCACGCCAGCCTGCGCTTCGAAACCTGTGTGGATCTCTGCGGGGTCGATTATTCGGCCTGGAAGGCGCCCACCTACGGTCCGGGCTATGCGCCCCATCCGCACCGTTTCGCGGTGGTGATCCATCTGTTGTCGGTCACGCATAACTGGCGTCTGCGGGTGCGCACCTACGCCACACACGCCGAATTCCCGGTGGTGGCGTCCCTGGTGGACATCTGGCCGGCGGTGAACTGGTACGAACGCGAAGCCTTCGACCTGTACGGCATCGTCTTCGAGGGTCATCCGGATTTGCGCCGCATCCTGACCGACTACGGCTTCATCGGCCATCCCTTCCGGAAGGACTTCCCCATTTCCGGCCACGTGGAAATGCGCTACGACGCCGAACAGAAGCGCGTCATTTATCAACCGGTCACGATCGAGCCGCGCGAAATCACCCCGCGCGTGGTGCGCGAGGATCACTACGGCATAGAGCGGTACTGA
- the nuoE gene encoding NADH-quinone oxidoreductase subunit NuoE: protein MLSEQAYRDIDREIAKYPPAQKQSAVMAALTIAQTEKGWVSPDVIRDVAAYLGMPPVAVQEIATFYAMYNTHPVGRYTLTICTNLPCALQGGTQAAEYLKEKLGIGFHETTPDGLFTLQEGECMGACGDAPVVIANDKHMCCRMQPEKIDALIRDLKESA, encoded by the coding sequence CTGCTTTCCGAACAAGCCTACCGGGACATCGACCGGGAAATTGCCAAATATCCGCCGGCACAGAAACAGTCGGCCGTGATGGCGGCGCTGACCATCGCCCAGACCGAAAAGGGCTGGGTTTCGCCCGACGTCATCCGCGACGTGGCCGCCTATCTGGGCATGCCGCCGGTCGCGGTGCAGGAAATCGCGACTTTCTACGCGATGTACAACACCCATCCGGTCGGGCGCTACACGCTGACCATCTGCACCAATCTGCCCTGTGCGCTGCAGGGCGGCACGCAGGCCGCCGAATACCTCAAGGAAAAACTCGGGATCGGTTTCCACGAAACCACGCCTGACGGCCTGTTCACGCTGCAGGAAGGCGAATGCATGGGCGCCTGCGGCGACGCCCCGGTGGTCATCGCGAACGACAAACACATGTGCTGCCGCATGCAGCCCGAAAAAATCGACGCCCTGATCCGGGACCTGAAGGAGTCGGCATGA
- a CDS encoding NADH-quinone oxidoreductase subunit D produces MAEIQNYNLNFGPQHPAAHGVLRLVLELDGEVVQRADPHIGLLHRATEKLAETRTFLQTLPYMDRLDYVSMMCNEHAYCMAVERLLGIQIPLRAQYIRVMFDEITRILNHLMSLGSHALDVGAMAVFLYAFREREDLMDCYEAVSGARMHAAYYRPGGVYRDLPDTMPQYKGSKYRSAKELRAMNEARSGSLLDFIEDFTNRFPTCVDEYEVLLTENRIWKQRLVDIGVVSPERALALGFTGPMLRGSGIEWDLRKKQPYEVYDKVDFDIPVGKNGDCYDRYLCRIGEMRESNRIIRQCIEWLRNNPGPVIVDNHKVAPPKRERMKTGMEDMIHHFKLFTEGMHVPEGEAYAAVEHPKGEFGIYLISDGANKPYRLKIRAPGFAHLQSLEEMSKGHMISDVVTIIGTQDIVFGEIDR; encoded by the coding sequence ATGGCAGAAATCCAGAACTACAACCTGAACTTCGGCCCGCAGCACCCGGCCGCGCACGGGGTGCTGCGCCTGGTGCTCGAACTGGACGGCGAAGTCGTCCAGCGCGCCGATCCGCACATCGGTCTGCTGCACCGGGCCACGGAAAAGCTGGCCGAAACGCGCACCTTCCTGCAGACGCTGCCGTACATGGACCGCCTGGACTACGTGTCCATGATGTGCAACGAACATGCCTACTGCATGGCGGTGGAACGTCTGCTGGGTATCCAGATACCGCTGCGCGCGCAGTACATCCGCGTGATGTTCGACGAAATCACGCGCATCCTGAATCACCTGATGTCGCTGGGTTCGCACGCGCTGGACGTGGGCGCCATGGCGGTGTTCCTGTACGCCTTCCGCGAGCGCGAAGACCTGATGGACTGCTACGAAGCGGTCTCGGGCGCGCGCATGCACGCGGCCTACTATCGCCCGGGCGGGGTGTATCGCGATCTGCCCGATACGATGCCGCAATACAAGGGCTCCAAATACCGTTCCGCGAAAGAACTGCGCGCCATGAACGAGGCGCGCTCGGGTTCGTTGCTGGACTTCATCGAGGACTTCACCAACCGCTTCCCCACCTGTGTGGACGAATACGAGGTCCTGCTGACGGAAAACCGCATCTGGAAACAGCGTCTGGTGGACATCGGCGTGGTGTCGCCCGAACGCGCCCTGGCGCTGGGTTTCACCGGCCCCATGCTGCGCGGTTCCGGCATCGAATGGGATCTGCGTAAAAAGCAGCCCTACGAGGTCTACGACAAGGTCGATTTCGACATCCCGGTCGGCAAAAACGGCGACTGTTACGACCGCTATCTGTGCCGCATCGGGGAAATGCGCGAATCCAACCGCATCATCCGCCAGTGCATCGAATGGCTGCGCAACAATCCCGGCCCGGTGATCGTGGACAACCACAAGGTCGCCCCCCCGAAGCGCGAACGCATGAAGACCGGCATGGAAGACATGATCCATCACTTCAAGCTCTTCACCGAAGGCATGCACGTGCCCGAAGGCGAGGCCTATGCCGCAGTGGAACACCCCAAGGGCGAATTCGGTATCTACCTGATTTCCGATGGGGCCAACAAGCCCTATCGCCTGAAGATCCGCGCCCCGGGTTTCGCCCATCTGCAATCGCTCGAAGAAATGTCCAAGGGCCACATGATTTCCGACGTAGTGACCATCATCGGCACCCAGGATATCGTGTTTGGCGAGATCGACCGCTAG
- a CDS encoding VTT domain-containing protein: protein MAEFLHLVLHIDQSLGVWVAQYGAWIYLILALIIFGETGLVVLPFLPGDSLLFIAGAFGASGKLDPVLMGGILIVAAILGNTVNYSVGRLIGPKVFSRDYRFLDKKALLKTHVFYEKHGGKTIILSRFVPLFRTFAPFVAGVAGMRLAMFQLYNAIGAIAWIAGLITLGYFFGNVPIIKEHLNTIVLIGVAAAAVPAAAGVLWKLLRRKRTGTA from the coding sequence ATGGCCGAGTTTTTGCATCTTGTTCTGCATATCGATCAGTCGCTGGGCGTGTGGGTCGCCCAGTACGGGGCCTGGATCTATCTGATCCTGGCGCTCATCATCTTTGGCGAAACCGGCCTGGTCGTGCTGCCCTTTCTGCCGGGGGATTCGCTGTTGTTCATCGCGGGCGCCTTCGGCGCGAGCGGCAAGCTCGATCCGGTGCTGATGGGCGGAATCCTGATCGTGGCTGCAATCCTGGGTAATACGGTCAATTATTCGGTCGGCCGCCTGATCGGCCCGAAGGTCTTTTCGCGCGACTACCGTTTTCTGGACAAGAAAGCCCTGCTCAAGACCCATGTTTTCTATGAAAAGCATGGGGGCAAGACCATCATCCTGTCGCGTTTCGTGCCCCTGTTCCGGACTTTCGCGCCCTTCGTGGCGGGGGTGGCCGGCATGCGCCTGGCCATGTTCCAGCTCTACAACGCGATCGGCGCCATCGCCTGGATCGCCGGCCTGATCACGTTGGGCTATTTCTTTGGCAACGTGCCTATCATCAAAGAGCACCTGAACACCATCGTGCTGATCGGCGTGGCTGCCGCCGCCGTGCCGGCTGCGGCAGGGGTGTTGTGGAAACTGCTGCGGCGCAAGAGGACGGGAACCGCCTGA
- a CDS encoding AEC family transporter: MSVILLILPDFLLIALGWLLLHRFGFDRVFFVQAEKLVYFVLFPALLFHSITRAPLALGSTTVLLAATVGIMLGGIALAWLGRLAVRADPGAHASTAQCAFRFNSYLALSLAASLGWAGAQATMAVILGFAVPISNMGAVHALASRHGGRALREMARNPFILATLAALTCNFLQIPIPHPVEVTLGRLGACAIALGLLCVGATLSLAGGRTHAPLMAWMIGAKLILLPLWTLALTWMLDLPVQERIVLLLFSAVPTSSAAHVLAARMGGDGRLVAVTMSIGTLLSAVTLPFWLGITG, encoded by the coding sequence ATGTCCGTCATTCTGCTGATCCTGCCTGACTTCCTGCTGATCGCCCTGGGGTGGCTGCTGCTGCACCGGTTCGGGTTCGATCGGGTGTTTTTCGTCCAGGCGGAAAAGCTCGTGTATTTCGTGCTGTTCCCGGCCCTGCTGTTCCACTCGATCACGCGGGCGCCGCTGGCGCTGGGCAGCACCACGGTGCTGCTGGCGGCCACGGTCGGGATCATGCTGGGGGGTATCGCCCTGGCCTGGTTGGGGCGCCTGGCGGTTCGCGCCGATCCTGGCGCGCACGCCTCGACCGCGCAATGCGCCTTTCGTTTCAACAGCTATCTGGCGCTGTCGTTGGCGGCCAGCCTGGGCTGGGCCGGCGCCCAGGCGACGATGGCGGTGATCCTGGGGTTTGCGGTGCCCATCAGCAACATGGGCGCGGTGCATGCCCTGGCCAGCCGGCACGGCGGGCGGGCGCTGCGGGAAATGGCCCGCAATCCCTTCATCCTGGCGACGCTGGCCGCGCTGACCTGCAATTTTCTGCAGATTCCCATCCCGCATCCGGTCGAGGTCACCTTGGGGCGTCTGGGCGCCTGCGCGATCGCCCTGGGCCTGCTGTGCGTCGGCGCGACCCTGTCGCTGGCCGGCGGACGGACGCATGCGCCGCTGATGGCCTGGATGATCGGCGCGAAACTGATCCTGCTGCCGCTGTGGACGCTGGCGCTGACCTGGATGCTGGATCTGCCGGTTCAGGAACGTATCGTGCTGCTGCTGTTTTCCGCGGTGCCCACGTCGTCGGCGGCCCATGTGCTGGCGGCCCGGATGGGCGGCGACGGGCGCCTGGTGGCGGTCACGATGTCGATCGGAACGCTGCTGTCTGCAGTAACACTGCCGTTCTGGCTGGGGATCACCGGGTGA
- a CDS encoding CopG family antitoxin, with the protein MRLPATLLDAVKARAKARGIPYARYVRMLQESDVMRHEPQ; encoded by the coding sequence ATGCGCCTGCCTGCCACCCTGCTCGATGCGGTGAAGGCGCGAGCCAAAGCCAGGGGCATTCCCTACGCCCGTTACGTCCGTATGCTGCAGGAATCGGACGTGATGCGTCATGAGCCCCAGTAG
- the ndhC gene encoding NADH-quinone oxidoreductase subunit A, which produces MNLEQYFPVLLFIIVATLIGAALLAAGRLLGRNVPDPEKLSVYECGFEAFGDSRMKFDVRYYLVAILFIMFDLEIAFLFPWAMANGAIGMVGFWAVAIFLGILTVGFIYEWRRGALDWE; this is translated from the coding sequence ATGAATCTGGAACAGTACTTTCCCGTGCTGCTTTTCATCATCGTTGCCACGCTGATCGGCGCCGCCCTGCTGGCTGCCGGGCGCCTGCTGGGGCGCAACGTGCCCGATCCGGAAAAGCTGTCGGTCTACGAATGCGGCTTCGAGGCATTCGGCGACTCGCGCATGAAATTCGACGTGCGCTATTACCTGGTGGCCATCCTGTTCATCATGTTCGATCTGGAAATCGCTTTCTTGTTCCCCTGGGCCATGGCCAACGGCGCCATCGGCATGGTGGGCTTCTGGGCGGTGGCCATTTTCCTGGGCATCCTGACGGTGGGTTTCATCTACGAGTGGCGCCGCGGCGCCCTGGACTGGGAATAA
- a CDS encoding NADH-quinone oxidoreductase subunit B, whose protein sequence is MAVEGVMEKGFMTTSADKFLNWAKTGSLWPMTFGLACCAVEMMHAGAARYDLDQFGIIFRPSPRQSDLMIVAGTLCNKMAPALRKVYDQMPEPRWVVSMGSCANGGGYYHYSYSVVRGCDRIVPVDVYVPGCPPTAEALVYGLLQMQNKIRLTNTIAR, encoded by the coding sequence ATGGCTGTTGAAGGCGTCATGGAAAAAGGCTTCATGACCACCAGTGCGGATAAATTCCTGAACTGGGCAAAGACCGGCTCGTTGTGGCCGATGACGTTCGGCCTGGCTTGCTGCGCGGTGGAAATGATGCATGCCGGCGCGGCGCGCTACGACCTGGACCAGTTCGGCATCATCTTCCGGCCCAGTCCGCGCCAGTCCGACCTGATGATCGTGGCCGGCACGCTGTGCAACAAGATGGCCCCGGCTCTGCGTAAGGTCTACGACCAGATGCCGGAACCCCGCTGGGTGGTGTCCATGGGGTCCTGTGCCAATGGCGGTGGTTACTACCACTATTCCTATTCGGTGGTGCGCGGCTGCGACCGCATCGTGCCGGTGGACGTCTACGTGCCCGGCTGCCCGCCCACGGCGGAAGCCCTGGTCTACGGTCTGCTGCAGATGCAGAACAAGATCCGCCTGACCAATACCATCGCCCGCTAG
- the mutL gene encoding DNA mismatch repair endonuclease MutL codes for MTRPITALPDTLISQIAAGEVIERPASVLKELLENALDAGARAIEVRLDGGGIRRILVADDGHGIATGQLTLALQRHATSKIASLSELESVATMGFRGEALASIASVAQLTLTSRTADDTQAWQISPGMNEPAPAAGPAGTRVDVRQLFDHIPARRKFLRSEATEYGHCLDAIERIALAHPDVALRVFHNDKPQRNWPVTDIQGRIRDVLGAEFQAQSLPVSTDQGLITLEGCITRPTFARNRADRQYLYVNGRYVRDRTVSHAVRQAYADVLHGDRQPAFVLFLSLDPIGVDVNVHPAKHEVRFRDSGAVHRYVSQSLAQALALRGGSADGLAEPPTDSGNRPGTPSDTGAASPGSANGGAHSPPPARPAPAGYPGQIPVQQRFPLRDAAGTTDWRKLYQPLPGLAPGERPAATDLPLGLALGQLHGIYILAQNAQGLVLVDMHAAHERVVYETLKQALDEAPLPAQELLVPVVFTASETQVAIAQENQDMLDGLGLRIRATGPASLAVRAVPALLAQGDVESLARGVLADVDRFGHSARLTEQRNELLSTMACHGAVRANRRLTLDEMNALLRQMERTERADQCNHGRPTWFQWSLGDLDKLFMRGQ; via the coding sequence ATGACACGCCCCATCACCGCCCTGCCCGACACCCTGATCAGCCAGATCGCCGCTGGCGAGGTGATCGAACGCCCAGCCTCCGTCCTGAAAGAGCTGCTGGAAAATGCGCTGGATGCTGGTGCGCGGGCGATCGAGGTCCGGCTGGACGGGGGCGGCATCCGCCGCATCCTGGTGGCCGATGACGGCCACGGCATCGCGACCGGGCAACTGACCCTGGCGCTGCAGCGCCACGCAACCAGCAAGATCGCATCCCTGAGCGAGCTGGAATCCGTGGCGACCATGGGGTTTCGTGGCGAGGCGCTGGCATCGATCGCCTCGGTGGCCCAGTTGACACTGACTTCGCGCACGGCCGACGACACCCAGGCCTGGCAGATCAGCCCCGGCATGAACGAGCCGGCGCCGGCCGCCGGGCCGGCAGGCACGCGGGTGGACGTCCGGCAACTGTTCGATCATATCCCGGCCCGGCGGAAGTTCCTGCGATCGGAAGCCACAGAATACGGCCACTGCCTGGATGCCATCGAACGCATCGCCCTGGCGCATCCCGACGTGGCGCTGCGTGTCTTTCACAACGACAAGCCACAGCGCAACTGGCCGGTCACCGACATCCAGGGCCGCATCCGCGACGTGCTGGGGGCGGAATTCCAGGCTCAGAGTCTGCCGGTGTCCACCGACCAGGGACTGATCACCCTGGAAGGCTGCATCACGCGGCCCACCTTTGCCCGCAACCGCGCCGACCGGCAGTATCTGTATGTGAACGGCCGCTACGTACGCGACCGCACCGTCTCTCACGCGGTGCGCCAGGCCTATGCCGACGTGCTGCATGGCGACCGTCAGCCCGCCTTCGTCCTGTTCCTCAGTCTGGACCCCATCGGGGTGGACGTGAACGTGCATCCCGCCAAGCACGAGGTCCGGTTCCGGGACAGCGGCGCGGTCCATCGCTACGTGTCGCAATCGCTGGCACAGGCGCTGGCCCTGCGCGGCGGGTCGGCGGACGGCCTCGCCGAGCCACCAACCGACTCGGGCAATCGCCCCGGGACACCCAGCGATACCGGGGCGGCGTCACCCGGGTCAGCCAATGGCGGAGCGCACAGCCCGCCACCCGCGCGCCCCGCCCCGGCGGGCTACCCGGGACAGATACCCGTCCAGCAACGATTCCCGTTGCGGGATGCGGCCGGCACAACGGACTGGCGCAAGCTCTACCAGCCCTTGCCAGGACTCGCACCGGGCGAACGCCCAGCAGCGACCGACCTGCCCCTGGGTCTTGCCCTGGGCCAACTGCACGGCATCTATATCCTGGCGCAGAATGCCCAGGGCCTGGTGCTGGTGGACATGCACGCGGCCCACGAACGGGTCGTCTACGAAACGTTGAAGCAGGCACTGGACGAAGCCCCCCTGCCCGCCCAGGAATTGCTGGTGCCCGTCGTCTTCACGGCTTCGGAAACCCAGGTGGCCATCGCCCAGGAAAACCAGGACATGCTCGACGGCCTGGGGCTGCGCATCCGCGCGACGGGCCCGGCATCGCTGGCCGTCCGCGCGGTGCCTGCCCTGCTGGCCCAGGGCGACGTCGAATCCCTGGCGCGCGGCGTCCTGGCCGACGTCGATCGCTTCGGGCATTCCGCCCGGCTGACCGAACAGCGCAACGAGCTGCTGTCCACCATGGCCTGCCACGGCGCCGTGCGTGCCAACCGCCGGCTGACGCTGGACGAAATGAACGCGCTGCTGCGCCAGATGGAACGCACCGAGCGCGCCGATCAGTGCAATCACGGGCGCCCCACCTGGTTCCAGTGGAGCCTGGGCGATCTGGACAAGCTGTTCATGCGGGGGCAGTAG
- a CDS encoding porin: MKKTLLAAALLAGFATAGVAQAETSVTLYGILDTGYGFQNFKYNHNGADLRARSSGLRDGTLNGNRWGLKGSEDLGDGLRAIFQLEQGFNIGTGAASNSSNQFNRQSFVGLSSDNWGTFTMGRQYSAGIDTMAAEEGNNLGDFDKVFGAAGLSSGTRVNNSFKYTTPSFSGFKAVLLYGTGSTANSNSTTVISGSTAPQQSAGRGSRGSVGLGYTNGPLALGAAYDRQSVYGQDANARNVNAMTAWQINGAYDFEVVKFSAMFGQDRNGKIGWNGDANSYDGLAGLTGYGLGNGYQDFKSNNWALGLSAPVGPGRLFAFYSGSHSNLKDDDKWGSNAGNINAYQLKYEYPLSKRTKLYTYASYMQNVGYVKDLKGTEAGIGLNHKF, encoded by the coding sequence ATGAAAAAGACTCTGCTCGCTGCTGCTCTGCTGGCCGGTTTCGCCACCGCCGGCGTTGCTCAAGCAGAAACGTCCGTGACGCTGTACGGTATCCTGGATACCGGCTACGGCTTTCAGAATTTCAAGTACAACCACAACGGTGCGGACCTCCGTGCCCGTTCCTCGGGTCTGCGTGATGGTACCCTGAACGGTAACCGCTGGGGCCTGAAGGGTTCCGAAGACCTGGGTGACGGACTGCGCGCCATTTTCCAACTGGAGCAGGGGTTCAATATCGGTACTGGTGCCGCTAGCAATTCCAGCAACCAGTTCAATCGCCAGTCGTTCGTGGGTCTGTCCAGCGACAACTGGGGTACCTTCACGATGGGCCGCCAGTACTCCGCTGGTATCGACACCATGGCTGCCGAAGAAGGCAACAACCTGGGTGACTTCGACAAGGTCTTCGGTGCCGCTGGCTTGTCTTCCGGCACCCGTGTGAACAACTCGTTCAAGTACACGACCCCGTCCTTCAGCGGCTTCAAGGCCGTCCTGCTGTACGGCACGGGCTCCACCGCCAACTCGAACAGCACGACCGTCATCAGCGGCTCGACCGCTCCCCAGCAATCGGCTGGCCGTGGCAGCCGCGGATCCGTCGGTCTGGGCTACACCAACGGCCCCCTGGCCCTGGGTGCTGCTTATGACCGTCAGAGCGTCTATGGACAGGACGCCAACGCCCGCAATGTCAACGCGATGACTGCGTGGCAGATCAACGGTGCCTATGACTTCGAAGTGGTCAAGTTCTCGGCCATGTTCGGTCAGGACCGCAACGGCAAGATCGGTTGGAACGGCGATGCCAACTCCTATGACGGTCTGGCTGGTCTGACGGGCTACGGTCTGGGCAATGGCTATCAAGACTTCAAGTCCAACAACTGGGCTTTGGGTCTGAGCGCCCCGGTGGGTCCGGGCCGTCTGTTCGCCTTCTACAGCGGTTCGCACTCGAACCTGAAGGACGACGACAAGTGGGGTAGCAACGCTGGCAACATCAACGCCTACCAGCTGAAGTACGAATACCCGCTGTCCAAGCGCACCAAGCTGTACACGTACGCTTCCTACATGCAGAACGTGGGTTACGTGAAGGATCTGAAGGGTACGGAAGCCGGTATCGGCCTGAACCACAAGTTCTAA
- a CDS encoding N-acetylmuramoyl-L-alanine amidase, whose product MADAFDPVAPMNAPQVPLRRKLIAGGCTLLVLPLIPRLAHAATIVAVRTWPADEYTRVTLEMDTELKAEHFTLDNPHRLVVDIDGVHLSSAINDLVSRIKPNDPYISSVRVGQNRPNVVRLVFDLKQDVAPQVFTLKPVGDYKYRLVLDLYPKVAQDPLMALLKDSQNDPLAGILENLAQNSPSEAPIPSVRGQKLPPPEPSRPPAFANPSPGSRRDRPILIALDPGHGGEDPGATGQRGTHEKDIVLQIAMRLKKLIDAQPNMRAYLTRDRDFFVPLNVRVQKARRVQADLFISLHADAWIKPSARGSSVWALSEHGATSTAARWLAKKENDADQIGGIDLGSHNRQVAQVLLDLSTGAQINDSIRVGTQILEEIGKINRLHRNRIERAGFAVLKAPDIPSILIETAFISNPEEESLLRTPAHQQRIASAVMSGVKDYFAANPALARRA is encoded by the coding sequence ATGGCTGACGCATTTGACCCCGTCGCGCCGATGAACGCTCCCCAAGTTCCCCTGCGGCGCAAATTGATCGCTGGCGGCTGCACGCTGCTGGTGCTGCCCCTGATTCCGCGTCTCGCGCATGCGGCCACGATCGTGGCCGTGCGGACCTGGCCGGCCGACGAATACACCCGCGTCACGCTGGAAATGGACACCGAGCTGAAAGCCGAGCATTTCACGCTCGACAATCCCCACCGCCTGGTTGTCGACATCGACGGCGTACACCTCAGTTCCGCCATCAATGACCTGGTCTCCCGGATCAAGCCCAACGACCCCTACATCAGTTCGGTGCGCGTGGGGCAGAATCGGCCGAACGTGGTGCGCCTGGTCTTCGACCTGAAGCAAGACGTCGCCCCCCAGGTCTTCACGTTGAAGCCAGTCGGCGACTACAAATACCGCCTGGTGCTGGATTTGTATCCGAAGGTCGCCCAGGATCCGCTGATGGCGCTGCTGAAGGATTCGCAGAACGACCCGCTGGCCGGGATCCTGGAAAACCTGGCGCAGAACAGCCCGTCCGAGGCACCGATCCCCTCGGTGCGCGGACAAAAATTGCCACCGCCGGAACCCTCCAGGCCGCCCGCATTCGCCAACCCCAGCCCCGGCAGCCGGCGCGACCGCCCGATCCTGATCGCGCTGGATCCCGGGCACGGCGGCGAGGACCCCGGCGCCACCGGTCAGCGTGGCACCCACGAAAAAGACATCGTGCTGCAGATCGCGATGCGGCTGAAAAAGCTGATTGATGCGCAGCCCAACATGCGCGCCTATCTGACACGCGACCGTGACTTTTTTGTACCGTTGAACGTGCGTGTACAGAAGGCGCGCCGCGTGCAGGCGGATCTGTTCATTTCCCTCCACGCCGACGCCTGGATCAAACCCTCCGCACGCGGGTCTTCCGTCTGGGCGCTGTCCGAGCACGGCGCCACCAGCACGGCGGCGCGGTGGCTGGCCAAGAAGGAAAACGACGCCGACCAGATCGGCGGCATCGACCTGGGGTCGCACAACCGCCAGGTGGCCCAGGTGCTGCTAGACCTGTCCACCGGCGCGCAGATCAACGACTCGATCAGAGTCGGCACGCAGATCCTGGAGGAAATCGGGAAGATCAACCGGCTGCACAGGAACCGGATTGAGCGCGCCGGTTTTGCCGTGCTGAAGGCGCCGGACATTCCGTCGATCCTGATCGAGACCGCTTTCATCAGCAACCCCGAAGAAGAATCGCTGCTGCGCACACCCGCGCATCAGCAGCGAATCGCCTCGGCGGTCATGAGCGGCGTGAAGGACTATTTCGCGGCCAATCCGGCGCTGGCAAGACGGGCCTGA
- the tsaE gene encoding tRNA (adenosine(37)-N6)-threonylcarbamoyltransferase complex ATPase subunit type 1 TsaE, producing the protein MTTPSSPLEWLLPDEEATVALAQRLAALVCGHGPEALSPGGSIHLRGELGAGKTSLARALLRAGGVTGRIKSPSYALLESYNVSNLYFYHFDFYRFSSAHEWRDAGFGELLDEHAVVLIEWPEQAGTRLPPPDLDIFLEYAGTGRRAWLSACSEKGHLWLTHLTPSRR; encoded by the coding sequence ATGACGACACCATCCTCCCCCCTGGAATGGCTTCTGCCCGATGAAGAGGCCACCGTGGCCCTGGCGCAACGCCTGGCCGCGCTGGTTTGTGGCCATGGGCCAGAGGCCCTTTCTCCTGGGGGGAGCATCCACCTACGCGGCGAATTGGGAGCGGGCAAAACCAGCCTGGCGCGCGCCCTGTTGCGGGCCGGTGGCGTGACCGGTCGGATAAAAAGTCCTAGCTACGCGCTTCTTGAAAGCTATAATGTTTCTAACTTATACTTCTATCACTTTGATTTCTATAGATTTAGCAGTGCGCACGAATGGCGGGACGCAGGCTTTGGCGAACTGCTCGATGAACATGCTGTCGTCCTGATCGAATGGCCCGAACAGGCAGGCACCCGGTTGCCGCCTCCAGATCTGGATATTTTTCTAGAGTATGCAGGCACCGGACGACGCGCATGGCTCAGCGCTTGTAGCGAAAAAGGACACTTATGGCTGACGCATTTGACCCCGTCGCGCCGATGA